The following coding sequences are from one Leptolyngbya sp. NIES-3755 window:
- a CDS encoding hypothetical protein (similar to AA sequence:cyanobase_aa:Npun_F0772), with translation MNRLTPNQVHLLYSRFKTCTAALLISALSASISPAQAQTKTASITNRAKYTYSDPSGQTFRSSTNQLQQGLIDPLGRITGCAGEVLSSYSGFSVSVYEADASGVELGALIPLTRTELPDIPNNGIAAGLDPNRQNSNPFFLSANSDGRYNFLLDDARGQLAIGKRYILAINPPQGSIYSQRRVRLTITARSGRQVSYNATSLDGKALNTTTGVSSIDGQLTIQDAEQVGLSLAAIDIDASICQAQAIQIIKTGDRANAAPGDTVLYRLSIRNLASAPVSNLTITDLLPVGFRFRENSTRAEFQNTPVPVTTSTNGSTITFTLPNITLPANTGSQTPVLNIAYAATLTPDSIRGTGQNRALVQGTRSDNQDIVRDGPALHRLRVRNGLLTDCGTIIGRVFEDKNFDGEQQPGEPGIPNAVVFLDDGNRITTDQNGLFSVANVLAGYRTGVLDLSSIPGYTLAPNQKFHERNSQSRLVHLAPGGLVRMNFAVTPALREAGK, from the coding sequence GTGAACAGATTGACTCCAAATCAAGTGCATCTACTCTATTCGAGATTCAAAACTTGCACTGCTGCATTGTTGATCAGTGCTTTGTCTGCATCGATTTCACCTGCACAAGCACAAACAAAGACTGCCTCGATTACAAATCGCGCAAAATATACTTATAGCGATCCATCTGGTCAAACGTTTCGGAGTTCTACAAACCAACTCCAGCAAGGTCTGATTGATCCTTTAGGACGCATTACAGGTTGTGCTGGTGAAGTTCTATCTAGCTACTCAGGCTTTAGTGTGAGTGTGTATGAAGCAGATGCTTCTGGGGTTGAACTGGGTGCGCTAATTCCTCTGACTCGAACGGAGCTTCCAGACATTCCGAACAATGGAATCGCGGCTGGACTTGATCCGAATCGTCAGAATAGTAATCCGTTTTTCCTAAGTGCGAATAGTGATGGGCGGTACAATTTCTTGCTCGATGATGCACGGGGACAATTAGCGATCGGGAAACGATACATTCTAGCCATCAATCCGCCACAAGGTTCGATCTACAGTCAGCGTCGAGTTCGATTAACGATTACTGCACGATCAGGTCGGCAAGTTTCCTACAACGCGACTTCGCTCGATGGAAAAGCATTGAATACAACGACGGGAGTTAGCTCGATCGATGGACAGTTAACCATTCAAGATGCTGAACAAGTGGGGCTGTCTTTAGCTGCGATCGATATTGATGCCAGTATTTGTCAAGCTCAAGCGATTCAGATTATCAAAACAGGTGATCGCGCCAATGCAGCACCCGGAGATACAGTTCTCTATCGACTATCAATCCGCAATTTAGCGAGTGCTCCGGTTAGCAATTTAACGATTACAGATTTATTACCAGTTGGCTTTAGATTCCGAGAAAACAGTACTAGAGCAGAATTCCAAAACACTCCAGTTCCAGTTACGACGAGTACCAATGGTTCAACCATTACTTTCACACTCCCGAACATTACATTGCCTGCAAACACTGGATCACAAACTCCGGTTCTCAACATTGCTTATGCGGCAACATTGACACCCGATTCGATTCGAGGAACCGGACAGAATCGAGCGTTAGTACAAGGAACGCGATCGGATAATCAAGACATTGTTCGAGATGGTCCTGCCCTTCATCGTCTCCGAGTTCGCAACGGTCTGTTAACTGACTGTGGAACGATCATTGGTCGCGTCTTTGAAGATAAAAACTTTGACGGTGAACAACAACCCGGAGAGCCAGGAATTCCCAATGCAGTGGTGTTCCTAGACGACGGGAATCGAATTACAACTGATCAAAATGGGTTGTTCTCGGTTGCGAATGTATTAGCGGGTTATCGCACTGGAGTATTAGATCTCAGCAGCATTCCAGGATATACGCTTGCCCCCAATCAGAAGTTTCATGAACGCAATAGTCAATCTCGCTTAGTTCATCTTGCACCCGGTGGGTTAGTGCGAATGAACTTTGCAGTTACTCCAGCGCTACGGGAGGCAGGCAAATGA
- a CDS encoding hypothetical protein (similar to AA sequence:cyanobase_aa:LBDG_51670): MKRLNDRAFHILQTEVRRCLDSDAIGQVQIELALRRLEKLRSQLGTPATEAELKEAIFDLLPNFNPKVFHQAAKANRPPSNFWFGLKLGTFAIALSTGGIWLANRPIPWIRYSVMEVAPFLLTPSYMAMDHDYRQAIALVEQSDQLVNNSTAFEDLNLGTQKVKAAQKHLDQLPAWFLGHYPGDYCRWARCSWRFTIDEFKSARQEIARMEAKLFQEKNAQTRFEQTEQALGEAIRVIRDGATGQTRTSAIADWRSAIDALNQLPSSTLAGRLAQNKLAATERDFREMVGFQADSDRNSRLIEVAEIIASAAKQNTKKEPMSVIQLEQVQDSWENAIAKLKQIQLNDPDYVQAQNRIVEYEQSLNTIEERIQHEKDSIQAYDIAERMTANLISTADPKNVDRTYVLGELRRIIVQLDKVKPNTTVYGKAETMRVSAEKRMK, translated from the coding sequence ATGAAGCGTTTAAACGATCGAGCATTTCACATCCTCCAGACTGAGGTTCGGCGATGTCTTGATTCCGATGCAATAGGGCAAGTTCAAATCGAGCTTGCCCTTCGTCGTTTGGAAAAATTACGATCGCAGTTAGGAACACCCGCCACCGAAGCAGAATTAAAAGAAGCTATCTTTGATCTGCTCCCCAACTTCAATCCCAAAGTTTTTCACCAAGCCGCAAAAGCAAATCGTCCTCCGTCTAACTTCTGGTTCGGGCTGAAATTAGGAACTTTTGCGATCGCGCTCTCCACAGGTGGAATTTGGCTGGCAAATCGTCCGATTCCCTGGATTCGCTATTCAGTTATGGAAGTCGCGCCCTTTCTGCTGACTCCGAGTTACATGGCGATGGATCATGATTACCGACAAGCGATCGCGCTCGTTGAACAATCCGATCAGTTGGTAAACAATTCAACCGCTTTTGAAGATCTAAATCTTGGAACACAGAAAGTAAAAGCGGCTCAGAAACATCTAGATCAATTGCCTGCTTGGTTTTTGGGACATTATCCCGGCGATTATTGCCGATGGGCGAGATGTAGCTGGCGATTCACGATCGACGAATTTAAATCTGCTCGTCAAGAGATTGCCCGAATGGAAGCGAAACTCTTTCAAGAAAAGAACGCTCAAACCCGATTCGAGCAAACTGAGCAAGCATTAGGAGAAGCGATTCGCGTGATTCGAGACGGCGCAACGGGGCAAACTCGAACCAGTGCGATCGCGGATTGGCGTTCAGCGATCGATGCTTTAAACCAACTTCCCTCTTCTACACTCGCGGGACGACTTGCCCAAAATAAATTAGCAGCAACCGAACGCGACTTTCGAGAAATGGTTGGATTTCAGGCAGATAGCGATCGTAATAGTCGATTGATTGAAGTGGCAGAAATTATTGCTAGTGCAGCGAAACAGAACACGAAAAAAGAGCCAATGTCGGTGATTCAATTGGAGCAAGTTCAGGATAGTTGGGAGAATGCGATCGCGAAATTAAAGCAAATTCAACTCAATGATCCAGACTATGTACAAGCTCAGAATCGAATTGTTGAATATGAACAGAGTCTAAATACTATCGAAGAACGAATTCAGCATGAAAAAGATTCGATTCAAGCTTATGACATTGCAGAACGAATGACCGCGAATTTGATTTCAACGGCTGATCCGAAAAACGTCGATCGGACTTATGTTCTGGGAGAGCTTCGGAGAATTATTGTTCAACTCGACAAGGTGAAACCGAACACGACTGTTTATGGCAAGGCTGAGACGATGAGAGTTTCTGCTGAGAAACGGATGAAGTGA
- a CDS encoding hypothetical protein (similar to AA sequence:cyanobase_aa:LBDG_34290), giving the protein MKRNFVWIGLGVAATLAMFPIDGTPAAARLFDRSLSIAQSLNQPKVELQLIAKQKVIQKDAQGKEQVSWSVLTKDTMVQKGTVLRFQVVAKNAGDRPAQKLVVTQPVPKGTIYAANSATANGAELTYSIDGGKTFAANPMVQVTLPDGRTEMKPAPVEAYSHVQWTFDKAIVPKNTLEVTYDVSVR; this is encoded by the coding sequence ATGAAACGGAATTTTGTCTGGATTGGATTGGGAGTTGCAGCGACATTAGCAATGTTTCCGATCGATGGAACTCCCGCTGCGGCTCGACTGTTCGATCGGAGTTTGTCGATCGCTCAATCCTTGAACCAACCAAAAGTTGAATTGCAACTGATCGCAAAGCAGAAAGTGATTCAAAAAGATGCTCAAGGCAAAGAGCAAGTGTCTTGGAGTGTTCTCACAAAAGACACGATGGTGCAGAAGGGAACGGTTTTACGGTTTCAAGTGGTCGCGAAGAATGCAGGCGATCGTCCGGCTCAAAAGTTAGTGGTGACGCAACCTGTTCCAAAAGGAACGATCTATGCGGCGAATTCCGCTACTGCAAACGGGGCTGAACTGACTTACAGCATAGATGGCGGCAAGACGTTTGCAGCGAATCCAATGGTTCAAGTCACGTTACCGGATGGCAGAACCGAGATGAAGCCTGCACCTGTCGAAGCATATAGCCATGTGCAGTGGACATTTGATAAAGCGATCGTGCCCAAAAATACGTTGGAAGTCACTTACGACGTGAGCGTTCGATAA
- a CDS encoding RNA-binding protein (similar to AA sequence:cyanobase_aa:LBDG_51660) has translation MSIRLYVGNLPEDLSRQDLEAAFADAGEGVSAKLITDRKTGKCRGFGFVTVKSDELADQFIEKYNGVNIKDNPIKIEKALPRSKDGKGEETASPAPAGGASSGGKRNKGGGGNNNNKSRKTSTSSSDPDSVQPDPRWAQDLERLKQMLATQTTNS, from the coding sequence ATGTCAATTCGTTTGTATGTGGGCAACTTGCCCGAAGATTTAAGTCGGCAAGACCTCGAAGCGGCATTTGCGGATGCAGGCGAAGGAGTCTCTGCAAAATTGATTACCGATCGTAAAACTGGAAAGTGTCGCGGTTTTGGCTTTGTCACCGTGAAGTCTGATGAATTGGCGGATCAGTTCATCGAGAAATATAACGGGGTCAACATCAAAGACAACCCGATCAAGATCGAAAAGGCATTGCCTCGATCGAAGGATGGTAAAGGGGAAGAAACCGCTTCTCCCGCTCCTGCTGGCGGTGCATCGTCGGGTGGGAAGCGTAATAAAGGTGGCGGCGGCAACAACAACAATAAGTCGCGCAAAACATCCACTTCTTCCTCAGATCCGGATTCGGTTCAACCTGATCCACGCTGGGCGCAAGACCTGGAAAGACTCAAGCAGATGTTGGCAACCCAAACAACCAATTCTTAG
- a CDS encoding unknown protein (similar to AA sequence:cyanobase_aa:all3292), with protein sequence MKANKYKLLAATLLIGSSLSSVRTVLAQTAAGTTISNTATATYSDGTNNYNATSNTVTVQVAEVPGIQVTAQPPSNATPNANDTLEVDFIITNVGNDPTQFFIPGTVTLSDTTNFSVDGPLRIIEVNGATIPAVNVPVAGGETGTLLGANGSIPPNSGTGTNGTVRVRVRIRVNGTASSGATTTVALGNTATPNAQNVDRSTDIDANDVRTVDNPNGTTNETPGVLTQENEAMATSTAIVVNARLQAFATILKAVSNYSNNNTNDVLTDDTLTYSLALKVENPDVPVAGVVPSDLHPTDLNLNGSTQARILVSDAIPTNTALSSTTPTAPDSSWQVVYTTTPLAVSAHQAAWVETRPTSGTITRVGFVRSIAIPNGTTIEDFSFSVNPTSSFTGGRVANIAQVFGQSQPGATVPGTSTQLVYDESGDQAPNNQLNANNPDPANGGAPSTGLGIDDGVADPTTDGIDPGTGTNPNDSTTNQGSTTDTDGGETTTYTIATTPLNGPNGRPDAVNTTNNDDFTNRSIQLPEDLNPATPLTDAQTPATTFTNTVQNTSGSPQTISLLPVPPTNRADLPDGTTVRIAAGSDVAFYRYNGTTFDFIPAESTNTSATDPVQLVDIPANDNNPGGPDQVNYTVTINLPDGVAQNDDFPVSILAFVDRGTLGDPTDDPGNITINRLYTGYVVLEKDARILDGATEVVGFTTDQATLSGAARPGRTIEYRIRYRNISTAAPANSGSVDLPANNLEITEDGLDAPNNWFTTTRDPVSGTIPGSATDTNGGTIDGASSNGDIQTYINRLTTLPPGTSGTFLFRRQIR encoded by the coding sequence ATGAAAGCCAATAAATATAAGCTTCTAGCTGCAACACTCTTGATTGGAAGCAGTCTCTCAAGTGTCCGAACTGTTCTTGCTCAAACCGCTGCGGGAACAACCATCAGCAACACTGCAACCGCAACCTATTCTGATGGAACCAACAATTACAATGCGACCTCTAACACTGTCACAGTTCAAGTTGCAGAAGTGCCAGGGATTCAGGTCACAGCGCAACCTCCGAGCAATGCAACTCCGAACGCAAATGACACGCTAGAAGTTGATTTCATCATCACCAACGTTGGAAACGATCCGACTCAGTTCTTTATTCCAGGAACCGTGACGCTGTCGGATACGACCAATTTCTCGGTAGATGGTCCCTTACGAATCATTGAGGTCAATGGCGCTACTATACCTGCGGTGAACGTTCCAGTCGCAGGGGGCGAAACGGGTACTTTGCTCGGTGCGAATGGTTCTATTCCTCCCAATTCTGGAACCGGCACGAATGGAACAGTCCGAGTTCGGGTTCGGATTCGGGTCAATGGCACTGCATCCTCTGGAGCTACCACGACAGTCGCCCTTGGAAATACAGCCACTCCGAATGCTCAAAACGTCGATCGATCCACAGATATCGATGCCAATGATGTCCGAACCGTTGATAACCCGAACGGAACTACAAATGAAACTCCGGGTGTTCTGACGCAAGAGAATGAAGCAATGGCAACGAGTACGGCAATCGTGGTCAATGCTCGTTTGCAAGCATTTGCAACCATCTTGAAGGCAGTATCAAACTACAGCAACAACAATACAAACGATGTCCTAACCGATGATACGCTAACCTACTCATTAGCTCTCAAGGTGGAGAATCCAGATGTCCCAGTTGCTGGCGTTGTTCCTTCAGATTTGCATCCCACCGATTTGAACTTGAATGGCAGTACTCAAGCTCGAATTCTGGTCTCAGATGCCATTCCGACAAATACAGCTCTAAGTTCAACGACACCCACTGCACCTGATTCAAGCTGGCAAGTCGTTTATACAACCACTCCTCTTGCGGTTTCTGCTCATCAAGCGGCTTGGGTCGAAACTCGTCCAACTTCTGGAACAATTACGCGGGTTGGTTTTGTCCGATCGATAGCAATTCCAAACGGAACCACGATCGAGGATTTCTCGTTCTCAGTCAATCCCACTTCGAGCTTTACCGGAGGACGGGTTGCGAACATTGCTCAAGTGTTTGGTCAATCCCAACCCGGAGCAACGGTTCCTGGAACTTCAACCCAGTTGGTCTATGACGAATCTGGAGATCAAGCTCCGAACAACCAATTGAATGCGAACAATCCTGATCCAGCAAACGGAGGAGCACCGAGTACCGGACTTGGAATCGATGATGGTGTCGCAGATCCGACAACAGATGGGATTGATCCAGGAACAGGAACGAATCCCAACGACAGCACCACGAACCAAGGGAGTACCACAGATACGGATGGCGGTGAAACCACGACTTATACGATCGCAACCACGCCGCTAAATGGTCCAAACGGTCGCCCGGATGCGGTCAATACGACGAACAATGACGACTTTACCAATCGATCGATTCAGTTGCCAGAAGATCTCAATCCTGCCACTCCATTAACGGATGCCCAAACACCAGCAACCACTTTCACAAACACAGTTCAAAACACCAGTGGTAGCCCACAGACGATTTCATTGCTACCAGTTCCACCCACAAACAGAGCAGATTTACCCGATGGAACGACCGTGAGAATCGCCGCTGGAAGTGATGTTGCATTTTACCGCTACAACGGGACAACATTTGACTTTATCCCTGCGGAGAGTACGAATACCAGCGCAACTGATCCAGTACAACTGGTAGACATTCCAGCAAACGATAACAATCCAGGTGGTCCTGATCAAGTCAATTACACGGTCACGATCAATCTTCCTGATGGTGTTGCCCAAAATGATGATTTCCCAGTTTCGATTCTGGCATTTGTCGATCGAGGGACGCTTGGCGATCCAACAGATGATCCCGGCAACATCACGATCAATCGACTCTATACCGGATACGTGGTTCTAGAAAAAGATGCGCGAATTCTGGATGGTGCAACTGAAGTCGTTGGATTTACCACCGATCAAGCGACCTTAAGCGGGGCTGCAAGACCGGGACGCACGATCGAATACCGCATCCGTTATCGGAACATTTCAACGGCTGCTCCTGCGAATTCTGGCAGTGTTGATCTTCCCGCCAACAATCTGGAGATCACTGAAGACGGTTTAGACGCTCCAAACAATTGGTTCACAACTACGAGAGATCCTGTCAGTGGAACGATTCCAGGTTCTGCAACTGATACCAATGGTGGAACGATCGATGGTGCTTCTAGCAATGGAGACATTCAAACCTATATCAATAGGCTGACCACACTTCCACCCGGAACATCGGGGACATTTCTTTTCCGTCGCCAAATCAGATAG
- a CDS encoding peptidase M48 Ste24p (similar to AA sequence:cyanobase_aa:LBDG_51650): protein MSSFSESAADLTALEAGLTALQSGQTENAIAQFTNFLSAQPADHPDSLKAKMGLVQAHIQNKTPDIAIALCQDLQQSQHEKVRSWATQMMAKIAPVDSGFVPLDPAIQSVRRKRVPQAPEIQASTVSEPESIGQSIPSESPHVWKNAGRAQRWNPLPRLNPSRLQWAALGSTIALFATLCLIHWIASSISWAQYAVMTRLFRWTAELPNQSIPVLQFGIGLLILFIASPWILDVILTGLYRLKPLSTSAIARHSPETYRLIQRFAQQQKIPIPKLGVLPTSAPIVVTYGCLPKFARIVVSQGLIDSLNEEEIAAIYAGECGHIAHWDFAILSLISVVLQIPYSIYHLFAIGSDRLRKIKLNQAILSKLVQMSADICMVFSAIAYSFFWIFRWSGLWLSNQRMIYSDRTACNLTGNPNGLTRALIKTTIATTQIIKHDKQTHPLLESFELLNPVGYRSAILIEGLFDQVSLSNLFQWDFSNKSFSLGTRLEKLMNYCELWHLEPELEINVSAPIKQKKLLQFAPIVGSLIGLSIAFILWLIAQALFAIGNFRFNWIASDYSLFPSFTLIGFGIGSIIRFNHFFPESRNPETDLIHLLTRPDLTLMNSPVVRLEGILIGRLGAANQLAQDLFLQTETGLIKLNYCSQLGAIGNLLRPLPIGQTAIVTGWFRRTATPYIDVNTIRTQSLIRAGLPTWSFSVSIAAILLGIAQIL, encoded by the coding sequence ATGTCCTCTTTTTCGGAGTCCGCTGCTGATCTGACTGCACTCGAAGCAGGACTAACCGCACTTCAAAGCGGGCAAACAGAAAACGCGATCGCACAATTCACCAATTTCCTCAGCGCTCAACCCGCAGATCATCCCGATTCGCTCAAAGCCAAAATGGGATTGGTACAGGCTCATATTCAAAATAAAACCCCTGATATTGCGATCGCGCTCTGCCAAGACCTGCAACAGAGCCAACACGAAAAAGTACGATCGTGGGCAACCCAAATGATGGCAAAAATCGCTCCAGTCGATTCTGGATTTGTTCCCCTCGATCCTGCGATTCAATCCGTTCGACGTAAAAGAGTTCCACAAGCTCCAGAAATTCAAGCCTCGACTGTTTCAGAACCAGAATCGATCGGGCAATCTATCCCATCCGAATCGCCACACGTTTGGAAAAATGCGGGACGTGCTCAACGTTGGAACCCGCTTCCTCGGCTGAATCCATCTCGATTACAGTGGGCAGCCCTTGGAAGTACGATCGCGCTTTTTGCCACACTTTGTCTAATTCATTGGATCGCAAGCTCTATCTCGTGGGCGCAATATGCAGTGATGACGCGGCTGTTTCGTTGGACGGCTGAACTCCCAAACCAATCGATTCCAGTGCTGCAATTTGGAATTGGATTGCTCATTTTGTTTATCGCATCGCCTTGGATTCTGGATGTAATCTTGACTGGATTGTATAGATTAAAACCACTTTCTACTAGCGCGATCGCTCGTCATAGTCCCGAAACATATCGCCTGATCCAAAGATTCGCCCAACAGCAAAAAATTCCGATTCCTAAGCTTGGAGTTTTACCGACTTCAGCCCCGATCGTAGTTACTTACGGTTGCTTACCAAAGTTTGCTCGAATCGTCGTAAGCCAAGGACTGATAGATAGTTTGAACGAGGAAGAAATTGCAGCAATTTACGCGGGCGAATGTGGTCATATTGCTCATTGGGATTTTGCAATTTTGTCACTGATTAGTGTTGTTCTACAAATTCCTTATTCGATTTATCATTTATTTGCAATTGGTAGCGATCGACTCCGAAAAATTAAGCTAAATCAAGCAATCCTATCTAAACTCGTTCAAATGAGCGCAGATATTTGTATGGTTTTTTCTGCGATCGCATACAGCTTTTTCTGGATATTCCGCTGGTCAGGATTGTGGCTTTCAAATCAACGAATGATCTACAGCGATCGTACTGCTTGTAATCTCACTGGAAATCCAAACGGACTGACACGCGCTTTAATTAAAACAACGATCGCAACGACTCAAATTATCAAACATGATAAACAAACACATCCTTTATTAGAAAGTTTTGAGCTTCTGAATCCTGTTGGATATCGGAGTGCAATTCTAATTGAAGGATTATTCGATCAAGTTTCGTTATCCAATTTATTTCAGTGGGATTTTTCAAATAAAAGTTTCTCGTTGGGAACTCGGCTCGAAAAACTAATGAATTATTGTGAGTTGTGGCATCTTGAGCCTGAGCTAGAGATTAACGTTTCTGCTCCAATAAAACAGAAAAAATTACTTCAATTTGCGCCGATCGTTGGAAGTTTGATTGGATTGTCGATCGCATTCATTCTCTGGCTAATTGCTCAAGCCTTATTTGCAATTGGAAACTTCAGATTCAATTGGATAGCAAGCGATTACAGTCTCTTTCCAAGCTTTACCTTAATCGGATTTGGAATCGGTTCAATTATTCGTTTCAATCACTTTTTTCCAGAATCGCGCAATCCTGAAACTGATTTAATTCATCTTCTTACACGACCCGATTTGACTCTAATGAATAGCCCAGTCGTTCGATTGGAAGGAATCTTAATTGGACGATTGGGAGCCGCAAACCAACTCGCACAGGATCTATTCCTTCAAACCGAAACCGGATTAATCAAGCTCAATTACTGCTCTCAACTGGGCGCGATCGGTAATCTTCTACGCCCGCTTCCGATCGGACAAACCGCGATCGTGACCGGATGGTTCCGCCGTACTGCCACTCCTTATATCGATGTAAACACGATTAGAACCCAATCGCTGATTCGGGCAGGACTACCAACCTGGTCATTTAGCGTTTCGATCGCTGCCATTTTGCTCGGTATCGCTCAAATTTTGTAA